AAAAGAAGTGAACTAAGCCACTACAAATCTAAAtttgtcttgataatattaatttcTGAAATATTTGCAATTTGTATGGTAGATTTTTGACTATTTAGTATCTCTACTTTGATCTCTCAAAATAAGAAAACAgtaatatttgttttgttttattattattattattattattattattatttctcttgTATGTCATATCCTTGTATGTGAACATCAATAATCTTGGATTAGAATCCACATAAaaaatttcctttcaaatttcaaGATCTAGAAGATTACGCTCCAAAATTAATAAGTTTTAATTGAGAATGACATTCTTTTGTTCAATCTGCATCAACTAAGACAATTCATATCATGGTGATATGCTTGTGCAGGATATCAACGAGTGGCCGATCATTGACCCTTTGCCCTCCTACGGTAGAGGAAGAGATGCGGCTGGGGGTAGATACAGTAATCTCATCATGGGATATAACCTAACCGATGTGGTCATAACAGGTAGTATATACGTTGCATATTTTCAGTACTTCTATCACATTACTTCTAAATTAATAAAGCCTGCGTCGTGTTGTCATTCCATGATCCCctaaaatttagataaaaaaattatttttagtcaaaaactaTAACATTTAATTATGTTTTGGCATGCTTTGATTGACAAGAAGACACATATAACTATATCATCATCTAACTTGTTTGCATCATAGATGGGGAACAGAATATAATTTGATTGTGATGCTAAcaagttttattgttatttttagggAATAATGGAACTATCGATGGACAAGGTGAAACCTGGTGGAAAATGTTCCGTAACAAAGAACTCAATTACACTCGTGGATACCTCATTGAATTGATGTACTGCAAACAAGTGCTGATTTCCAACATTACATTGGTTAACTCTCCATCGTGGAATGTCCATCCAGTGTACAGCAGGTTTATATTAATAATCTACTTTCAGAACACTTGAAGGCTTCTTTTGCTTTCCATTCTATTGTTACAATCTGATGTTAACGTGAATGAATGCACTGTGCAGCCACGTAATCGTCTCAGGCATCACAATTCTTGCACCGGTCAACTCTCCCAACACTGATGGGATCGATCCAGGTGGATATCGTACCTACATTTAGTTGGGTTGTAGATTCTATGTTGCTGTTTCGATTGATTCTTTTTGGTGGTTTCTCTCTTCTTCGCAGACTCATCCTCCAATGTCCGCATTGAGGACTGCTACATAGTCTCAGGCGATGACTGCATCGCCATTAAAAGCGGTTGGGATGAGTACGGGATTGCATTCAACATGTCAAGCAAACACATAGTGATCAGACGGCTCACCTGCATCTCCCCCACGAGCGCTGTCATCGCCCTGGGAAGCGAGATGTCGGGAGGAATCCAAGATGTCCGGGCCGAAGACATCACGGCCATCCACTCCGAATCCGGCGTCAGGATCAAGACGACCATCGGAAGGGGAGCTTACGTGAAGGACATATTCGTGAGAAGAATGAATCTGCACACGATGAAGTGGGTCTTCTGGATGACGGGCACCTACGGGCAGCACCCGGACGACAAATTTGATCCGAAAGCCATTCCGGTGGTGCAGAATATCAGTTACAGCAACGTGGTGGCCGAGAACGTGACCATGGCCGCGAAGCTGGAGGGGATTCCCGGCGCGCCCTTCACCGGAATATGCATCTACAATGTGACGGCGGAGGTGGTGAAGTCGAAGAAGCCGATTTGGAACTGCACCGACGTGGAGGGCGTATCGAGTCACGTGACGCCCACTCCCTGTGCGCAGATTCCGGAATATCCAGATCGTATAACGCATTGCCCCTTCCCTGAAGATGATCTACCTGTGAATGGTGTTGGGCTAGAGGAGTGTGCTTATCACAGAGCCAAGCCATGAGTTGAGATGCTTTCTACAACTCATGGTTTAATGGCATAACCTATGATGTCCTGAAGCTTGGCAGATTAAAATGTTTGCCTTGAACAAAGGCAGATGTAATTGATCATATATCATACTTGGGAGGAACGATATCCAAAAATATTTCATTGCtataaatatggattattg
This Musa acuminata AAA Group cultivar baxijiao chromosome BXJ1-2, Cavendish_Baxijiao_AAA, whole genome shotgun sequence DNA region includes the following protein-coding sequences:
- the LOC135594700 gene encoding probable polygalacturonase produces the protein MNKKIIRSRDVVILEDQLFDDGDNIKQPETSVYIPWSLGPVPSPIVHDDHGGDEQEDCSENTSDDTPTVDDTEPTKQAPPPPVNVRSLLSSELDDEVVVPSGRDACWRWSGSDRLTARPCALDGDPWVETLAAREWSFACRNGPHRVIPDFGPFDEQVLMILVLWTVVTTAYIGIAKGHRHHRRASGATELEALHFAAAGAGGCRAHVANLTDFGGVGDGVTSNTAAFAAAVANLNPLATDGGTVLFLDRGLWIQGAFSLTRSLFWRFLHNRYLLLGSQDINEWPIIDPLPSYGRGRDAAGGRYSNLIMGYNLTDVVITGNNGTIDGQGETWWKMFRNKELNYTRGYLIELMYCKQVLISNITLVNSPSWNVHPVYSSHVIVSGITILAPVNSPNTDGIDPDSSSNVRIEDCYIVSGDDCIAIKSGWDEYGIAFNMSSKHIVIRRLTCISPTSAVIALGSEMSGGIQDVRAEDITAIHSESGVRIKTTIGRGAYVKDIFVRRMNLHTMKWVFWMTGTYGQHPDDKFDPKAIPVVQNISYSNVVAENVTMAAKLEGIPGAPFTGICIYNVTAEVVKSKKPIWNCTDVEGVSSHVTPTPCAQIPEYPDRITHCPFPEDDLPVNGVGLEECAYHRAKP